One stretch of Corvus hawaiiensis isolate bCorHaw1 chromosome 1, bCorHaw1.pri.cur, whole genome shotgun sequence DNA includes these proteins:
- the LOC125321575 gene encoding Sjoegren syndrome nuclear autoantigen 1 homolog: MTQQGAVLQGYNNELVKCIEDLCMQKEELNKQIRQAEEEKNKLQHEIQVLSEQLECVCENLAQKVASRNELDKILAETEAAYMKILDSSRTLLNVLKKEVGSLKHSPDLKTNVT; this comes from the coding sequence ATGACTCAGCAGGGAGCTGTTCTTCAGGGTTACAATAATGAGCTAGTGAAATGCATTGAAGATTTATGTATGCAAAAAGAAGAACTGAACAAACAAATCCGgcaagcagaagaggaaaagaataaacTCCAGCATGAAATTCAAGTTCTCAGTGAACAGTTGGAATGTGTATGTGAAAATCTGGCCCAAAAGGTGGCTTCACGGAATGAGCTTGATAAAATACTCGCTGAAACTGAAGCTGCTTACATGAAGATTTTGGATAGCTCTAGAACTTTACTTAATGTCCTGAAGAAGGAAGTGGGAAGCTTAAAGCATTCACCAGATCTGAAAACCAATGTAACGTGA